In Anaerolineae bacterium, the sequence ATGCCGAGGATATGGTTATTGCTGAGATTATGGTTGATGAAGGCCCCCGCTTGCGGCGATACCGGGCCGGGGCGCGGGGACGATATAAGCCCATCAAAAAGCGAGTTTCCCACATTACGGTGGTGCTGGCAGAAGACAGCGAGTGGGAAGACGAGGTTTAAGCCTTGTTTGTGAGCTTAGCAACTTTTCTCTGACCCACACTTTGGGCAACCGAGAAAAACCGGAAAAAGAGAGTTATTTAAGAAAAGACAGCGGCAGTGGTCAAGATGAGGGTTGAGGATGTTCCCGGTGAGGGACGTCTTCTTAACCACCGCCAAAAGGAGATGGCAGCTTGGGTCGAAAAGTTCATCCAATAGGTTTCAGATTAGGGATTATTCAGGATCATCGCGCCCGCTGGTTTGCGGAGGGGGCTGAATATCGCGAGTTGCTGCAAGAAGATATGGCTATTCGCAAATTGATATTTAGCTCCCATGATCGAGGCAGCATTGCCGAGGTGGAAATAGAGCGGCTGCCTGCGGCCAAACAAGTGTCGGTGATCATTCATACGGCCAAGCCGGGCATTGTGATTGGCCGCAAAGGGGCCAACGTTAACCAGCTTCGCAAAGCTCTGGAAACGCTTACCCAAAAGAAAGTGCATATTGACGTGATTGAGGTTGAGAATCCTGATCTCAACGCGCACCTGATTGGGGAAAGTATTGCCCAACAGTTAGAGCGTCGTATTTCTTACCGGCGGGCGATGAAACAGGCGGTTCGCCGGGCCATAAAGGCCGGGGCGGAAGGCGTGATGATTACCTGCGGCGGGCGTTTGGGCGGCCACGATATGGCTCGCACTGAAACGCAACGCGAGGGACGTATTCCCCGCCATACCCTGCGGGCGAATATTGATTACGCTAATGTTGAGGCCCTGACCACTTATAGCAAGATTGGTATTAAAGTGTGGGTGTATAAGGGCGAAGTTTTACCCGAGATCAAAGAAGAAGAGCCGGTGGGCGCCTACGTTTCTCCCTAATGCATATATAAACAGGAATTAAATTATTATCTCCTTAAAAGAGAGTTTTTACTATGTTAATGCCTAAGCGTGTCAAATATAGAAAACAAATGCGGGGCCGAATGAGAGGCCAGGCTTCTCGGGGGGCCAAGGTTTCTTTTGGCGAGTATGGCCTGCAAGCTTTGGAACCTTGTTGGATGACCAGCCGCCAGATAGAAGCGGCGCGCCGGGCGATTGTGCGTTACGTGCGCCGGGGCGGAAAGTTGTGGATCCGGGTTTTTCCTGATAAGCCGGTTACGGCCAAACCGGCCGAAACCCGGATGGGCAGCGGTAAAGGTTCGGTGGACCATTGGGTGGCCGTGATTAAACCGGGCCGGGTTTTGTTTGAAATTACCGGCGTGCCTGAAGAAACGGCGAAAGAGGCAATGCGTTTGGCCGCTCATAAATTGCCCATAAAAACCCAATTTGTGCGCCGGGTGGATTAGGAGGCAAGGTAAGTAATGAAAGCGTTTGAGATTCGCAGTATGTCTGACCAAGAGATAATGACCAGGTTAGAGGAAGCCTACGGCGAGTTGTTCAACCTGCGGTTCCAATATGCGATTGGGCAGGCGAAAGATCCAAACCGCATGACTCTGCTCAAGCGAGATATTGCCCGGATGAAGACGGTTTTAAATGAGCGTAAGTTGGTTGCGGCGGCGTAAATCTGCGGGATGAGTCCCGTTAATTTGACGGTGTAGGAGTAAAAATGGCCAGAGAGCAACGAAAAGTTTTGGTGGGTCGCGTAACCAGCGACAAGATGGACAAAACCATTGTGGTGCGCGTGGAACGGCTTAAGCGCCATACGCGCTATGGCAAGGTGATCCGCTTTCACAAAAAGTACAAGGCCCATGATGAAAACAATGCTGCCGGGATGGGCGATATGGTGAAGATTATTGAATCAAAGCCAATGAGCAAAGAGAAGCGGTGGGCTTTGGTTGAAGTTTTGGAAAAGGGCGCTTGATTCTATCTGGTGAGGATGATCATGATACAACAGGAAAGTCGCTTGAAGGTGGCAGATAATAGTGGGGCCAAGGAAATTTTATGTATTCAAGTAGTCGGCGGGTCGCATCGCCGTTACGGCATTGTGGGTGATGTGATTGTGGCTACGGTGAAACAGGCTGCGCCCCAAAGCAACATTAAAAAGGGCGACATTGTGCACGCGGTGATTGTGCGCACCACCAAAGAAATAGGCCGGCCTGATGGCTCCTATATTAAGTTTGACGATAATGCGGCCGTGATTTTAGACGCCGAAGGCAAAGGGCCGCGCGGGACTCGTATTTTTGGCCCGGTGACCCGCGAACTGCGCGAAAAAGGCTTTATGCGCATCGTCTCTTTAGCCCCGGAAGTGTTGTAGGTTGGAGAATGTGTGATGCAGAAAATTAAAAAAGGTGATACCGTTCAGGTAATAAGCGGCAACGAAATTGGGGCCAGAGGCGAAGTGGAAAAAGTGCTGCGGGCCTGGCAAGTCAACCAGCGGCAGCGCGTGGGCCGTAACCCTAACGGCGACCGTTTGGTTATCCGGGGGGTGAATACGCGCAAAAAGCATCAGCGCCCCACCGGACAAACCCGAACTCAAACCGGCATTATTGAGGTGGAACTGCCCCTTCATATTTCCAACGTGATGTTGGTTTGTCCCAGTTGCGATGAAGCGGTGCGGGTTGGCTTTAAGGTTGAAGAGGGTAAAAAAGCGCGCTTTTGCAAACGCTGCGGCGCTACCATTGATAAGGTTTCATAACAGGTAAGGAATTATGCCTCGGTTAAAAGATAGGTATAACGAAGAAATTGTACCAACTTTAGTGAAAGAATTTAATTACCGCAATGTCAATCAAGCCCCGCGCCTTAAAAAGGTAGTGGTTAATGTGGGGTTGGGTGAGGCGCTACAAAATGCCAAGGCCCTGGAAAATGCCTCCGGCGACATTGCCCTGATTACGGGCCAGCGCCCCGTGATTACGCGCGCCAAAAAATCAATTGCTACGTTTAAATTGCGCGAGGGCAACCCGATTGGGGTCAAAGTGACATTGCGCGGGAATCGGATGTGGGATTTTTTGGACAGGCTGTGCAATATCGCCCTGGCCCGCCAGCGAGACTTTCGGGGCGTGTCGCCCGATAGCTTTGATGGACGCGGCAATTATACGGTGGGGTTGCCGGAACAGTTGGTTTGGCCGGAGATCAATTACGATAAGATTGATAAAGTGCGGGGGATGGAAATTAATATTGTTACCACGGCAAAAACTGACGAAGAAGGTCGTCGTCTGTTAGCTTTATTGGGGATGCCTTTTAAGAGGTAATAAAACTATGGCAAAAAAATGCATGACTATCCGGGAACAACGTCGAAAATACGCCGTGCGGGTGCGCAATCGGTGCAGCCAGTGTGGCCGTCCGCGCGCTTATATGCGCCGGTTTGGCCTATGCCGGATTTGTTTTCGGCAGTTGGCTAACCAAGGCAAAATTCCGGGGGTGGTTAAGTCGAGCTGGTAAATGTCCGGCGCGGCAGACAGGCCCAAGCTTGAACGTAACTAGGCTAAAGA encodes:
- the rplX gene encoding 50S ribosomal protein L24, giving the protein MQKIKKGDTVQVISGNEIGARGEVEKVLRAWQVNQRQRVGRNPNGDRLVIRGVNTRKKHQRPTGQTRTQTGIIEVELPLHISNVMLVCPSCDEAVRVGFKVEEGKKARFCKRCGATIDKVS
- the rplP gene encoding 50S ribosomal protein L16, with translation MLMPKRVKYRKQMRGRMRGQASRGAKVSFGEYGLQALEPCWMTSRQIEAARRAIVRYVRRGGKLWIRVFPDKPVTAKPAETRMGSGKGSVDHWVAVIKPGRVLFEITGVPEETAKEAMRLAAHKLPIKTQFVRRVD
- the rplN gene encoding 50S ribosomal protein L14 produces the protein MIQQESRLKVADNSGAKEILCIQVVGGSHRRYGIVGDVIVATVKQAAPQSNIKKGDIVHAVIVRTTKEIGRPDGSYIKFDDNAAVILDAEGKGPRGTRIFGPVTRELREKGFMRIVSLAPEVL
- a CDS encoding type Z 30S ribosomal protein S14 is translated as MAKKCMTIREQRRKYAVRVRNRCSQCGRPRAYMRRFGLCRICFRQLANQGKIPGVVKSSW
- the rplE gene encoding 50S ribosomal protein L5; translated protein: MPRLKDRYNEEIVPTLVKEFNYRNVNQAPRLKKVVVNVGLGEALQNAKALENASGDIALITGQRPVITRAKKSIATFKLREGNPIGVKVTLRGNRMWDFLDRLCNIALARQRDFRGVSPDSFDGRGNYTVGLPEQLVWPEINYDKIDKVRGMEINIVTTAKTDEEGRRLLALLGMPFKR
- the rpmC gene encoding 50S ribosomal protein L29, whose protein sequence is MKAFEIRSMSDQEIMTRLEEAYGELFNLRFQYAIGQAKDPNRMTLLKRDIARMKTVLNERKLVAAA
- the rpsQ gene encoding 30S ribosomal protein S17 encodes the protein MAREQRKVLVGRVTSDKMDKTIVVRVERLKRHTRYGKVIRFHKKYKAHDENNAAGMGDMVKIIESKPMSKEKRWALVEVLEKGA
- the rpsC gene encoding 30S ribosomal protein S3, producing MGRKVHPIGFRLGIIQDHRARWFAEGAEYRELLQEDMAIRKLIFSSHDRGSIAEVEIERLPAAKQVSVIIHTAKPGIVIGRKGANVNQLRKALETLTQKKVHIDVIEVENPDLNAHLIGESIAQQLERRISYRRAMKQAVRRAIKAGAEGVMITCGGRLGGHDMARTETQREGRIPRHTLRANIDYANVEALTTYSKIGIKVWVYKGEVLPEIKEEEPVGAYVSP